In Osmerus eperlanus chromosome 17, fOsmEpe2.1, whole genome shotgun sequence, a single genomic region encodes these proteins:
- the LOC134037955 gene encoding pleckstrin homology domain-containing family A member 5-like isoform X1, with translation MAADLNPDWISCLPSSWSYGVTQDGRIFFLNEEAKSTTWLHPVTRDAVITGHRNTPDLPTGWEEGYTFEGARCFINHNERKVTCKHPVSGIPSQDNCIFVINDQVNCAHTGTASKPETASKPGTDRPAPRSEQGDKAERPLSTMSEASNYTDYSTHPSSPSHTTTRLSRSSRKVHNFGKRSNSIKRNPNAPAMRSSWLYKQDSTGMKLWKKRWFVLSDMCLFYYRDEKEEVVLGSILLPSFHISMLSVDDHISRKYAFKATHPNMRTYYFCTDTVKDMEAWMKVMTDAALVHTEPIRRQDKLKLDQENHHVLTRPEIQNNERNRQAAPPSARSSSQETRREEKSSGQRDKQRFTLQSQGDTLCLQKDGVSYTLQRDGERLLLHREEERKTAGQEAGEDRAAQMEEKYAPSKDGEKYLLTRDGEKYALERVGDHHTLQRNQQGDQQRDCHTLQRDQQRDQQGDCHTLQRNQQGDQQRDQQKDCYALQRDQKGDQQRDQQRDCHALQRDQKGDQQRDCHTLQRNQQRDQQRDCHTLQRDQQRDQQKHALQKELRRQLSLREGEDKYRTYRGDKYATVKEVDYSSHKYATVKEGDYSSHRVVDKYGTLRVQGDKYGFQRDGFQRDGSCERPLTNISSIKLLPAQAAAIAASVSACRQAQLNGPGERPGDCIPGEVGGTLGRGPGKAQAPEPETGLSRTSSMQQLEHWVRTQKTRGPDEDVRSMVSYQTLPRNMPSHRAPPPHYPEGYRTLPRKVLPRPDSVCSVAGSLYDHALRPAPQATPLTAAEKRRSMRDDTMWQLYEWQQRQACSRNSLALTPAPPTRCSTLPSPRTRAHPAPPRPHAVPPSPSHGSLYSSFSPPRQALPPAPRCEITSPDYRGDLSIDRRHRPHHAKHPAERRSLPPALPAPPISAQSLQGKTSEELTLLLIQLRRQQSELSSARQLSLTQLLCLSRDTPNAKSDVLSHHIQRNLMYLDSQMKENEPLIFMIHTMIENSAPRPQLYQQTPQDQRDNTGQARPEELDIQARPEELDIQARPEELDIDTKLSRLCEQDKAVRTQEDKLQQLHREKHTLETALLSASLELEQHSPGQSGPGQSGPGQSDPGQRALVQQRDVLQSGLLGTCRELSRVTAELERSRREHDRLQAAVCLAKTSLLSQLETLGSPQTEPPSQQHVQIQRELWRIQDVMEALAKNKKSSDTGVLVSSLNNNKGTDYRLCKSEPELTTVKEEAGENTGEDRRNSNPPTERQAPASNDLSLTASKGPPLHPVGVVPPRTRSPPSPPQDLVSSYVTLRKKPETHHANGHPNPRSVVEQASAGERERESGRARMSVEEQLERIRRHQQATMRDKRRDPSPPPPSTSTQDLDAALRELEKIRDQTSLDLSTLDQGPGAGAGAGAGAGEMKVEEEEQTEEGKLPCGEEVQSEATESFMSHSEQTAPPQDVEILRPQTDLQNSAHTSTRQPSANEVLEEKQEEVEEEEEEKQEEVEEEEEEKQEEVEEEEEEKQEEVEEENITVSYDDSKHNNNILVSVKGQPPSSSPTQLPDGSHFMCV, from the exons tcaTAATGAGCGGAAGGTGACCTGTAAGCACCCAGTCTCAGGTATTCCATCCCAAGACAACTGCATCTTTGTCATCAACGACCA AGTGAACTGTGCCCACACAG GTACAGCCTCAAAGCCTGAAACAGCCAGTAAGCCTGGAACAGACAG accaGCTCCCAGGTCTGAACAAGGTGACAAGGCGGAGCGTCCTCTGAGCACCATGAGTGAGGCGTCCAACTACACCGACTACAGCACCCATCCCAGtagcccctcacacaccaccacacgg CTCTCCAGGTCATCGAGGAAGGTGCATAACTTTGGGAAGAGGTCCAACTCCATCAAGAGAAACCCCAACGCTCCAGCCATGAGGAGCAGCTGGCTCTACAAGCAG gacaGCACTGGGATGAAGCTCTGGAAGAAGAGGTGGTTTGTTCTTTCTGACATGTGTCTCTTCTACTACcgag atgagaaggaggaagtggtCCTGGGGAGCATCCTGTTGCCCAGCTTCCACATCTCCATGCTGTCTGTGGACGACCACATCAGCAGGAAGTACGCCTTCAAG GCGACTCACCCCAACATGAGGACGTATTATTTCTGCACGGACACGGTGAAAGATATGGAGGCCTGGATGAAGGTGATGACAGATGCTGCTCTGGTGCACACTGAGCCAATCAGGAG gcaGGACAAGCTGAAGCTGGACCAGGAGAACCACCATGTTCTGACCCGGCCGGAAATCCAGAACAACGAGAGGAACCGTCAGGCTGCCCCCCCCAGCGCCCGCTCCTCATCGcaggagaccaggagggaggagaagtcgtcCGGCCAGAGAGACAAGCAGCGCTTCACCCTGCAGAGCCAGGGAGACACACTCTGCCTCCAGAAG GACGGGGTGAGTTACACGctgcagagagacggagagaggctcctgctgcaccgggaggaggagaggaagactgcGGGGCAGGAAGCAGGGGAAGACCGCGCAGCCCAGATGGAGGAGAAATATGCTCCTTCCAAAGACGGAGAGAAGTACCTGTTgacaagagatggagagaagtacgcgctggagagggtgggagaccatcacacactccagagaaaccagcagggagaccagcagagagactgTCACACcctccagagagaccagcagagagaccagcagggagaCTGTCACACCCTCCAGAGAAACcagcagggagaccagcagagagaccagcagaaaGACTGTTATGCCCTCCAGAGAGACCAgaagggagaccagcagagagaccagcagagagactgTCACGCCCTCCAGAGAGACCAgaagggagaccagcagagagactgTCACACCCTCCAGAGAaaccagcagagagaccagcagagagactgTCACACcctccagagagaccagcagagagaccaaCAAAAACACGCTCTACAGAAGGAGCTCAGGAGACAGCTCTCtctcagagaaggagaggacaagTACAGGACCTACCGAGGAGACAAGTATGCCACTGTTAAGGAAGTAGACTACAGCAGCCACAAGTATGCTACTGTTAAGGAAGGAGACTACAGCAGCCACAGGGTAGTGGACAAGTATGGCACCCTGCGCGTCCAAGGAGATAAGTACGGTTTCCAGAGAGACGGTTTCCAGAGAGACGGTAGCTGTGAGCGACCTCTCACCAACATCAGCAGCATCAAGCTGCTCCCCGCCCAGGCCGCCGCCATCGCCGCTTCCGTCTCTGCCTGCCGCCAGGCCCAGCTCAACGgccccggggagcggccgggggacTGCATcccaggggaggtggggggcaccCTTGGGAGAGGCCCAGGAAAGGCCCAGGCTCCGGAGCCAGAGACAGGCCTGTCCAGAACCAGCTCCATGCAGCAGCTGGAACACTGGGTCAGAACTCAGAAGACCAGGGGACCAGATGAGGACGTGaggag CATGGTGTCCTACCAGACGCTTCCCAGGAACATGCCGAGCCATCGCGCCCCGCCACCCCACTACCCGGAGGGCTACCGTACGCTCCCCCGGAAGGTGCTTCCACGGCCGGACAGTGTGTGCAGCGTGGCGGGTTCCCTGTACGATCACGCCCTGCGCCCTGCCCCCCAGGCCACGCCCCTCACGGCAGCGGAGAAGCGGCGCTCCATGCGGGACGACACCATGTGGCAGCTGTACGAGTGGCAGCAGAGACAAGCCTGCTCCCGCAACAGCCTGGCACTGACCCCCGCCCCGCCCACACGCTGCTCCACCCTgcccagccccaggaccagggcccACCCCGCACCGCCCCGCCCCCACgccgtccccccctccccttctcacgGCTCTCTCTAcagctccttctcccccccgcgccaggccctgccccccgccccccgctgtGAGATCACCTCCCCTGACTACAGAGGAGACCTGAGCATCGACCGCCGGCACAGACCTCACCACGCCAAG CACCCTGCGGAGCGCaggtccctcccccctgccctgcctgccccgCCCATCTCAGCCCAATCCCTGCAGGGCAAGACG tctgaaGAGCTGACCCTGCTCCTGATCCAGCTGCGTAGGCAGCAGTCAGAGCTGAGCAGCGCCAGGCAGCTGTCCCTGACTCAGCTGCTCTGCCTCAGCAGGGACACGCCCAACGCCAAG AGTGATGTTCTGTCTCATCACATCCAAAGAAACCTCATGTACCTGGACAGCCAG ATGAAGGAGAACGAGCCTCTTATCTTCATGATTCACACAATGATAGAGAATTCAGCACCCAGGCCACAACTGTACCAGCAA ACTCCACAGGACCAGAGAGACAacacaggccaggccaggccagaggaACTGGACATACAGGCCAGGCCAGAGGAACTGGACATACAGGCCAGGCCAGAGGAACTGGACATAGAT accaAGCTCAGCAGACTGTGTGAGCAGGACAAAGCAGTGAGAACACAAGAGGACAAACTACAGCAACTCCACAGAGAGAAG cACACCCTGGAGACGGCCCTGCTTTCGGCCAGCCTGGAGCTGGAGCAGCACTCCCCAGGGCAGAGCGGCCCGGGGCAGAGCGGCCCGGGGCAGAGCGACCCGGGGCAGAGGGCCCTGGTCCAGCAGAGGGATGTGCTACAGAGCGGCCTTCTTGGAACCTGTAGAGAGCTGTCGAGAGTCACCGCT gaattGGAGCGCTCCAGGAGGGAGCATGACAGGCTGcaggctgctgtctgtctggccaagACCAGCCTGCTCAGCCAGCTGGAGACCCTGGGCAGCCCACAg acagagcCTCCCAGCCAGCAGCATGTTCAGATCCAGAGGGAGCTGTGGAGGATCCAGGACGTGATGGAGGCTCTGGCTAAGAACAAGAAGAGCAGTGACACTG GAGTCCTGGTCTCCAGCCTCAACAACAACAAG GGTACAGATTACCGCCTGTGTAAGAGTGAGCCAGAACTGACCACGGtgaaggaggaggcaggagagaacacgggagaggacaggagaaactCTAACCCCCCCACCGAGAGACAGGCCCCAGCCTCTAACGacctcagcctcacagcctctaaAG gaccccccctccaccccgtgGGTGTGGTGCCCCCCAGGACGaggtcccccccgtcccccccacaGGACCTTGTCTCCTCCTACGTCACTCTGAGGAAGAAGCCTGAAACTCATCACGCCAAC GGGCACCCTAACCCGCGCAGCGTGGTGGAGCAGGCGagcgcaggagagagggagagagagagtggtagggCACGAATGAGCGTTGAGGAGCAACTGGAGCGCATCAGGAGACACCAGCAGGCCACAatgagagacaagaggagagacccctccccccctcccccctctacctcgACACAG GATCTGGACGCTGCTCTGAGGGAGCTGGAAAAGATCAGAGACCAGACCAGCCTGGACCTCTCCACCCTGGACCAGGGtc ctggggctggggctggggccggggccggggctggggagatgaaggtagaggaggaagagcagactGAAGAGGGGAAGCTGCCATGTGGGGAGGAGGTCCAGTCTGAAGCCACCGAGAGCTTTATGTCCCactcagag cagaCAGCGCCGCCCCAGGATGTGGAAATCCTCAGGCCTCAAACAGATCTCCAAAACTCTGCACACACCTCgaccag ACAACCTTCTGCAAATGAGGTCCtagaggagaaacaggaggaggtggaggaggaagaggaggagaaacaggaggaggtggaggaggaagaggaggagaaacaggaggaggtggaggaggaagaggaggagaaacaggaagaggtggaggaggagaacattACAGTCTCTTATGACGACAGCAAACACAACAATAACATCCTGGTGTCTG tg
- the LOC134037955 gene encoding pleckstrin homology domain-containing family A member 5-like isoform X3 — MAADLNPDWISCLPSSWSYGVTQDGRIFFLNEEAKSTTWLHPVTRDAVITGHRNTPDLPTGWEEGYTFEGARCFINHNERKVTCKHPVSGIPSQDNCIFVINDQVNCAHTGTASKPETASKPGTDRPAPRSEQGDKAERPLSTMSEASNYTDYSTHPSSPSHTTTRLSRSSRKVHNFGKRSNSIKRNPNAPAMRSSWLYKQDSTGMKLWKKRWFVLSDMCLFYYRDEKEEVVLGSILLPSFHISMLSVDDHISRKYAFKATHPNMRTYYFCTDTVKDMEAWMKVMTDAALVHTEPIRRQDKLKLDQENHHVLTRPEIQNNERNRQAAPPSARSSSQETRREEKSSGQRDKQRFTLQSQGDTLCLQKDGVSYTLQRDGERLLLHREEERKTAGQEAGEDRAAQMEEKYAPSKDGEKYLLTRDGEKYALERVGDHHTLQRNQQGDQQRDCHTLQRDQQRDQQGDCHTLQRNQQGDQQRDQQKDCYALQRDQKGDQQRDQQRDCHALQRDQKGDQQRDCHTLQRNQQRDQQRDCHTLQRDQQRDQQKHALQKELRRQLSLREGEDKYRTYRGDKYATVKEVDYSSHKYATVKEGDYSSHRVVDKYGTLRVQGDKYGFQRDGFQRDGSCERPLTNISSIKLLPAQAAAIAASVSACRQAQLNGPGERPGDCIPGEVGGTLGRGPGKAQAPEPETGLSRTSSMQQLEHWVRTQKTRGPDEDVRSMVSYQTLPRNMPSHRAPPPHYPEGYRTLPRKVLPRPDSVCSVAGSLYDHALRPAPQATPLTAAEKRRSMRDDTMWQLYEWQQRQACSRNSLALTPAPPTRCSTLPSPRTRAHPAPPRPHAVPPSPSHGSLYSSFSPPRQALPPAPRCEITSPDYRGDLSIDRRHRPHHAKHPAERRSLPPALPAPPISAQSLQGKTSEELTLLLIQLRRQQSELSSARQLSLTQLLCLSRDTPNAKSDVLSHHIQRNLMYLDSQMKENEPLIFMIHTMIENSAPRPQLYQQTPQDQRDNTGQARPEELDIQARPEELDIQARPEELDIDTKLSRLCEQDKAVRTQEDKLQQLHREKHTLETALLSASLELEQHSPGQSGPGQSGPGQSDPGQRALVQQRDVLQSGLLGTCRELSRVTAELERSRREHDRLQAAVCLAKTSLLSQLETLGSPQTEPPSQQHVQIQRELWRIQDVMEALAKNKKSSDTGVLVSSLNNNKGTDYRLCKSEPELTTVKEEAGENTGEDRRNSNPPTERQAPASNDLSLTASKAGPPLHPVGVVPPRTRSPPSPPQDLVSSYVTLRKKPETHHANGHPNPRSVVEQASAGERERESGRARMSVEEQLERIRRHQQATMRDKRRDPSPPPPSTSTQDLDAALRELEKIRDQTSLDLSTLDQGPGAGAGEMKVEEEEQTEEGKLPCGEEVQSEATESFMSHSETAPPQDVEILRPQTDLQNSAHTSTRQPSANEVLEEKQEEVEEEEEEKQEEVEEEEEEKQEEVEEEEEEKQEEVEEENITVSYDDSKHNNNILVSVKGQPPSSSPTQLPDGSHFMCV; from the exons tcaTAATGAGCGGAAGGTGACCTGTAAGCACCCAGTCTCAGGTATTCCATCCCAAGACAACTGCATCTTTGTCATCAACGACCA AGTGAACTGTGCCCACACAG GTACAGCCTCAAAGCCTGAAACAGCCAGTAAGCCTGGAACAGACAG accaGCTCCCAGGTCTGAACAAGGTGACAAGGCGGAGCGTCCTCTGAGCACCATGAGTGAGGCGTCCAACTACACCGACTACAGCACCCATCCCAGtagcccctcacacaccaccacacgg CTCTCCAGGTCATCGAGGAAGGTGCATAACTTTGGGAAGAGGTCCAACTCCATCAAGAGAAACCCCAACGCTCCAGCCATGAGGAGCAGCTGGCTCTACAAGCAG gacaGCACTGGGATGAAGCTCTGGAAGAAGAGGTGGTTTGTTCTTTCTGACATGTGTCTCTTCTACTACcgag atgagaaggaggaagtggtCCTGGGGAGCATCCTGTTGCCCAGCTTCCACATCTCCATGCTGTCTGTGGACGACCACATCAGCAGGAAGTACGCCTTCAAG GCGACTCACCCCAACATGAGGACGTATTATTTCTGCACGGACACGGTGAAAGATATGGAGGCCTGGATGAAGGTGATGACAGATGCTGCTCTGGTGCACACTGAGCCAATCAGGAG gcaGGACAAGCTGAAGCTGGACCAGGAGAACCACCATGTTCTGACCCGGCCGGAAATCCAGAACAACGAGAGGAACCGTCAGGCTGCCCCCCCCAGCGCCCGCTCCTCATCGcaggagaccaggagggaggagaagtcgtcCGGCCAGAGAGACAAGCAGCGCTTCACCCTGCAGAGCCAGGGAGACACACTCTGCCTCCAGAAG GACGGGGTGAGTTACACGctgcagagagacggagagaggctcctgctgcaccgggaggaggagaggaagactgcGGGGCAGGAAGCAGGGGAAGACCGCGCAGCCCAGATGGAGGAGAAATATGCTCCTTCCAAAGACGGAGAGAAGTACCTGTTgacaagagatggagagaagtacgcgctggagagggtgggagaccatcacacactccagagaaaccagcagggagaccagcagagagactgTCACACcctccagagagaccagcagagagaccagcagggagaCTGTCACACCCTCCAGAGAAACcagcagggagaccagcagagagaccagcagaaaGACTGTTATGCCCTCCAGAGAGACCAgaagggagaccagcagagagaccagcagagagactgTCACGCCCTCCAGAGAGACCAgaagggagaccagcagagagactgTCACACCCTCCAGAGAaaccagcagagagaccagcagagagactgTCACACcctccagagagaccagcagagagaccaaCAAAAACACGCTCTACAGAAGGAGCTCAGGAGACAGCTCTCtctcagagaaggagaggacaagTACAGGACCTACCGAGGAGACAAGTATGCCACTGTTAAGGAAGTAGACTACAGCAGCCACAAGTATGCTACTGTTAAGGAAGGAGACTACAGCAGCCACAGGGTAGTGGACAAGTATGGCACCCTGCGCGTCCAAGGAGATAAGTACGGTTTCCAGAGAGACGGTTTCCAGAGAGACGGTAGCTGTGAGCGACCTCTCACCAACATCAGCAGCATCAAGCTGCTCCCCGCCCAGGCCGCCGCCATCGCCGCTTCCGTCTCTGCCTGCCGCCAGGCCCAGCTCAACGgccccggggagcggccgggggacTGCATcccaggggaggtggggggcaccCTTGGGAGAGGCCCAGGAAAGGCCCAGGCTCCGGAGCCAGAGACAGGCCTGTCCAGAACCAGCTCCATGCAGCAGCTGGAACACTGGGTCAGAACTCAGAAGACCAGGGGACCAGATGAGGACGTGaggag CATGGTGTCCTACCAGACGCTTCCCAGGAACATGCCGAGCCATCGCGCCCCGCCACCCCACTACCCGGAGGGCTACCGTACGCTCCCCCGGAAGGTGCTTCCACGGCCGGACAGTGTGTGCAGCGTGGCGGGTTCCCTGTACGATCACGCCCTGCGCCCTGCCCCCCAGGCCACGCCCCTCACGGCAGCGGAGAAGCGGCGCTCCATGCGGGACGACACCATGTGGCAGCTGTACGAGTGGCAGCAGAGACAAGCCTGCTCCCGCAACAGCCTGGCACTGACCCCCGCCCCGCCCACACGCTGCTCCACCCTgcccagccccaggaccagggcccACCCCGCACCGCCCCGCCCCCACgccgtccccccctccccttctcacgGCTCTCTCTAcagctccttctcccccccgcgccaggccctgccccccgccccccgctgtGAGATCACCTCCCCTGACTACAGAGGAGACCTGAGCATCGACCGCCGGCACAGACCTCACCACGCCAAG CACCCTGCGGAGCGCaggtccctcccccctgccctgcctgccccgCCCATCTCAGCCCAATCCCTGCAGGGCAAGACG tctgaaGAGCTGACCCTGCTCCTGATCCAGCTGCGTAGGCAGCAGTCAGAGCTGAGCAGCGCCAGGCAGCTGTCCCTGACTCAGCTGCTCTGCCTCAGCAGGGACACGCCCAACGCCAAG AGTGATGTTCTGTCTCATCACATCCAAAGAAACCTCATGTACCTGGACAGCCAG ATGAAGGAGAACGAGCCTCTTATCTTCATGATTCACACAATGATAGAGAATTCAGCACCCAGGCCACAACTGTACCAGCAA ACTCCACAGGACCAGAGAGACAacacaggccaggccaggccagaggaACTGGACATACAGGCCAGGCCAGAGGAACTGGACATACAGGCCAGGCCAGAGGAACTGGACATAGAT accaAGCTCAGCAGACTGTGTGAGCAGGACAAAGCAGTGAGAACACAAGAGGACAAACTACAGCAACTCCACAGAGAGAAG cACACCCTGGAGACGGCCCTGCTTTCGGCCAGCCTGGAGCTGGAGCAGCACTCCCCAGGGCAGAGCGGCCCGGGGCAGAGCGGCCCGGGGCAGAGCGACCCGGGGCAGAGGGCCCTGGTCCAGCAGAGGGATGTGCTACAGAGCGGCCTTCTTGGAACCTGTAGAGAGCTGTCGAGAGTCACCGCT gaattGGAGCGCTCCAGGAGGGAGCATGACAGGCTGcaggctgctgtctgtctggccaagACCAGCCTGCTCAGCCAGCTGGAGACCCTGGGCAGCCCACAg acagagcCTCCCAGCCAGCAGCATGTTCAGATCCAGAGGGAGCTGTGGAGGATCCAGGACGTGATGGAGGCTCTGGCTAAGAACAAGAAGAGCAGTGACACTG GAGTCCTGGTCTCCAGCCTCAACAACAACAAG GGTACAGATTACCGCCTGTGTAAGAGTGAGCCAGAACTGACCACGGtgaaggaggaggcaggagagaacacgggagaggacaggagaaactCTAACCCCCCCACCGAGAGACAGGCCCCAGCCTCTAACGacctcagcctcacagcctctaaAG caggaccccccctccaccccgtgGGTGTGGTGCCCCCCAGGACGaggtcccccccgtcccccccacaGGACCTTGTCTCCTCCTACGTCACTCTGAGGAAGAAGCCTGAAACTCATCACGCCAAC GGGCACCCTAACCCGCGCAGCGTGGTGGAGCAGGCGagcgcaggagagagggagagagagagtggtagggCACGAATGAGCGTTGAGGAGCAACTGGAGCGCATCAGGAGACACCAGCAGGCCACAatgagagacaagaggagagacccctccccccctcccccctctacctcgACACAG GATCTGGACGCTGCTCTGAGGGAGCTGGAAAAGATCAGAGACCAGACCAGCCTGGACCTCTCCACCCTGGACCAGGGtcct ggggccggggctggggagatgaaggtagaggaggaagagcagactGAAGAGGGGAAGCTGCCATGTGGGGAGGAGGTCCAGTCTGAAGCCACCGAGAGCTTTATGTCCCactcagag aCAGCGCCGCCCCAGGATGTGGAAATCCTCAGGCCTCAAACAGATCTCCAAAACTCTGCACACACCTCgaccag ACAACCTTCTGCAAATGAGGTCCtagaggagaaacaggaggaggtggaggaggaagaggaggagaaacaggaggaggtggaggaggaagaggaggagaaacaggaggaggtggaggaggaagaggaggagaaacaggaagaggtggaggaggagaacattACAGTCTCTTATGACGACAGCAAACACAACAATAACATCCTGGTGTCTG tg